Proteins from a genomic interval of Leptospira kanakyensis:
- a CDS encoding PASTA domain-containing protein, with protein sequence MKEKFLKILPYSGYVLFVGLGLLVFFVAAFMVVVVRTKEEQKVMMPYVIGKNYIEVHNELQRLQLKVRLETQRIPEKTDGIILAQSIDPGKEVEAGSKLYLTVNIGFDRVTIPDVKGQDLKRAKAILEKVLSGEVYVPLQIGGITYVPAVGDEPADTIVDQIPGPGKETHSGEKIYLLVTEPNTEKKSNQSFNEPLDSTKFVGTPVPFVVDYLQRKKIPYLLKEPTKPEFREGHGLTSSFELKPTGAEVGAFFLKPSETFVQDYEFLEYEVDDDDLYSAKVSYTKPGEDTEIEKEIFTNQKLKEDESVRFLIHRSGNVKVTLFGKETGVAKVWKLKGTY encoded by the coding sequence GTGAAAGAAAAGTTTCTAAAAATCCTACCTTACAGTGGTTATGTTCTATTTGTTGGTTTAGGGCTCCTTGTTTTTTTTGTAGCTGCTTTTATGGTAGTTGTAGTTCGAACCAAAGAAGAACAAAAGGTAATGATGCCTTATGTGATTGGTAAAAACTACATAGAGGTTCATAACGAATTACAAAGACTCCAACTAAAAGTTCGATTAGAAACCCAAAGGATCCCCGAAAAAACAGATGGGATCATTCTGGCTCAATCCATTGATCCGGGTAAGGAAGTGGAAGCAGGATCCAAACTCTATCTCACTGTTAACATTGGATTTGATCGGGTCACCATTCCCGATGTCAAAGGCCAGGATCTAAAACGTGCCAAAGCCATTTTAGAAAAAGTACTTTCTGGTGAAGTGTATGTTCCTTTACAAATTGGTGGGATCACTTATGTGCCAGCTGTAGGTGATGAACCGGCTGATACCATTGTTGATCAAATTCCTGGACCTGGGAAAGAAACCCATTCCGGTGAAAAAATCTATTTACTCGTAACAGAACCCAATACAGAAAAAAAATCCAATCAGTCTTTCAATGAACCGTTGGATTCTACAAAGTTTGTGGGAACCCCTGTTCCATTTGTTGTAGATTACCTTCAAAGAAAAAAAATCCCATACCTTTTGAAAGAACCCACAAAACCAGAGTTTCGTGAAGGGCATGGACTCACATCCTCCTTTGAACTAAAACCTACTGGTGCGGAAGTAGGAGCTTTCTTTTTAAAACCTTCTGAAACGTTTGTTCAAGATTATGAATTTTTGGAATATGAAGTGGATGATGATGATCTGTATTCAGCTAAAGTAAGTTATACGAAACCAGGCGAAGATACAGAAATCGAAAAAGAAATCTTTACCAACCAAAAACTAAAAGAAGATGAATCCGTGCGTTTTCTCATCCATCGATCGGGAAATGTAAAAGTCACTTTATTCGGTAAAGAAACCGGTGTGGCTAAGGTTTGGAAACTCAAAGGAACTTATTAA
- a CDS encoding KH domain-containing protein, producing the protein MESLVRYIVTSLVDQPEQVAVNQVPGEEETVIELRVAAKDLGKVIGKNGRIAKSLRTVLQAAGTKQGKNYTLEIVD; encoded by the coding sequence ATGGAATCCTTAGTTCGTTATATCGTTACATCTCTCGTTGACCAACCAGAACAAGTGGCTGTCAACCAAGTCCCCGGAGAGGAAGAAACAGTGATCGAACTTCGGGTAGCAGCAAAAGACCTAGGTAAGGTGATCGGAAAAAACGGAAGGATTGCAAAATCTTTGCGTACTGTTTTACAAGCAGCCGGAACCAAACAAGGCAAAAACTATACTTTAGAAATTGTCGACTAA
- the trmD gene encoding tRNA (guanosine(37)-N1)-methyltransferase TrmD: protein MKFNFITLFPEKITSYFDTGIPGKAVKQGVVEINTVHLRDFADNKHQKVDDTIYGGGPGMLLQVGPIYRALESLGENKGKVILLSPSGELFNQTLAREIYESSETFTLISGYYEGVDHRVAEHLIDREVAIGNYVISSGDLAALVVADCLSRFVPGFLGKEESLLEESHNETEELEYPQYTKPYDFMGWTVPDVLLGGHHEEIRKWRQKNRKTRNHS, encoded by the coding sequence TTGAAGTTTAATTTCATCACTCTTTTTCCTGAGAAAATCACCTCCTATTTTGATACCGGAATCCCGGGCAAAGCTGTCAAACAAGGGGTGGTCGAGATCAATACTGTCCACCTCCGTGACTTTGCGGATAATAAACACCAAAAGGTAGATGATACCATCTATGGTGGTGGACCGGGGATGCTTTTGCAAGTGGGTCCGATTTACCGGGCCTTAGAATCCCTTGGCGAAAATAAAGGGAAGGTCATCCTCCTCAGTCCCTCAGGGGAACTTTTCAACCAAACTCTGGCAAGGGAGATTTACGAGTCCTCAGAGACCTTTACCTTAATTTCTGGGTACTATGAAGGGGTGGACCATCGTGTCGCGGAGCATTTAATTGACAGGGAAGTGGCCATTGGAAACTATGTTATTTCATCGGGGGATTTAGCTGCTCTCGTTGTTGCCGATTGCCTATCTCGGTTTGTTCCGGGGTTTTTAGGAAAAGAAGAAAGCCTTCTCGAAGAATCGCACAACGAAACGGAAGAATTAGAATACCCCCAGTATACAAAACCCTATGATTTTATGGGTTGGACGGTTCCAGATGTTCTCCTCGGTGGGCATCATGAAGAGATCCGTAAATGGCGGCAGAAAAACCGCAAAACAAGAAATCATTCTTAG
- a CDS encoding HD domain-containing phosphohydrolase, with the protein MRKISIRDLEPGSKFTKSIYLDKDTVFVGADQPITQQDLDRLVQFGITFVLTDGEKVMADGGDKTSSGAGPGYFDTNLPFYQDDENSTRFKYLLEKANTTKVEFNAVFKDCFDLVQKTYKSASEGRYTEIREFREIAERIADHTKANAQIPILLLSHSHSGYFLYTHICYATFFSVMLGNFLEFSRPKLIDLALASLFADIGMVTVPEEVSEKKGALSELDLKTIKRHPVTGYQILTQRLKLKNSLAIVALQHHEAVDGSGYPQRILANQIEELTKVFMIADQFAAMIHPRPYRQAILPYEAMKIMISENVNRFDLKMVRLFLNKLSMFPVGSGVILSDLRMGMVIESNKDKPLRPVIRVTKDAEGKRLKHLEFVDLMKDLNLYIQQAIPFSQIY; encoded by the coding sequence ATGCGGAAAATCTCCATACGTGACTTAGAACCTGGATCCAAGTTTACTAAGTCAATTTATCTGGATAAAGACACAGTATTTGTTGGAGCCGACCAACCCATCACACAACAAGACTTAGACCGATTGGTTCAATTTGGGATCACCTTTGTGTTAACCGATGGAGAAAAGGTGATGGCTGATGGTGGAGATAAAACTTCCTCAGGTGCAGGGCCCGGATACTTCGATACCAACCTTCCTTTTTACCAGGATGATGAAAATTCCACACGTTTTAAATATTTATTAGAAAAAGCAAATACCACCAAAGTAGAATTCAATGCGGTTTTTAAAGATTGTTTTGATTTGGTTCAAAAAACTTACAAATCAGCATCTGAAGGTCGTTATACGGAAATTCGTGAGTTCCGTGAAATTGCCGAACGAATTGCAGATCATACCAAAGCAAACGCACAAATTCCTATTTTACTTTTGTCTCATTCCCATTCGGGTTATTTTTTATATACACATATCTGTTATGCGACATTTTTTTCCGTGATGCTTGGAAACTTCCTCGAGTTTTCCAGACCCAAACTGATTGATTTGGCATTGGCTTCTCTTTTTGCAGATATTGGAATGGTGACTGTTCCCGAGGAAGTCTCAGAAAAAAAAGGTGCCCTTTCTGAACTAGATTTAAAAACCATCAAACGCCATCCGGTGACTGGTTATCAAATCCTTACCCAAAGGTTAAAGTTGAAAAACTCTCTGGCCATTGTAGCTCTCCAACATCATGAAGCAGTGGACGGTTCTGGTTATCCGCAAAGGATTCTTGCCAACCAAATTGAAGAACTCACAAAAGTGTTTATGATTGCTGACCAATTTGCTGCTATGATCCACCCAAGGCCTTACAGGCAGGCCATCCTTCCTTACGAAGCGATGAAGATTATGATCAGCGAAAACGTGAACCGTTTTGATTTAAAAATGGTAAGACTATTTTTAAATAAACTTTCTATGTTCCCAGTGGGGTCCGGAGTCATTCTTTCTGACCTAAGAATGGGTATGGTCATTGAATCCAATAAAGACAAACCGCTTCGTCCGGTCATTCGAGTCACAAAAGATGCAGAAGGCAAACGCCTCAAACATTTGGAATTTGTGGATCTAATGAAAGACTTAAATCTCTACATCCAACAAGCCATTCCCTTTTCACAGATCTACTGA
- the fmt gene encoding methionyl-tRNA formyltransferase: protein MKLSIGYFGSPEHSKELLSILLDAGIKVDFVVTNIDKPVGRKQIITPTPVKELAVSKGIPVIQSPKLRTDEEAQKQILSYGSPVHIVYAYGSIVPDNVFQDPKFGSINLHGSLLPKYRGASPVQSFLLSGDENSGFTIQFLAKEVDSGDVISQKSWKVETTETTASLLQSITKEGAEELIRLLKELESKGTAWISKPQNANEATHCKKITAADRPIQWSEPAKNIHNRIRALYPDPLAVTEFRGKKLILISSFLLKEDEEPVPIPSNLIPGSFFLYQKKRLFCLCGDGNLLGIDTLQPEGKKPMKGFEFFNGARVLAGESFT from the coding sequence ATGAAACTTTCAATTGGCTACTTTGGATCCCCGGAACATTCCAAAGAATTACTCTCTATACTGCTGGATGCTGGAATCAAAGTAGACTTTGTAGTGACCAATATTGACAAACCAGTGGGAAGAAAACAAATCATCACACCCACACCTGTGAAGGAATTGGCAGTTTCTAAAGGAATCCCTGTCATCCAATCTCCGAAACTCCGAACAGATGAAGAAGCGCAAAAACAAATCTTATCTTACGGTTCTCCTGTTCATATCGTTTATGCTTATGGATCCATAGTTCCCGATAATGTATTCCAAGATCCCAAATTCGGTAGCATCAACCTACATGGAAGTTTACTCCCCAAATACCGCGGTGCCTCTCCCGTCCAAAGTTTCCTCCTCAGTGGGGACGAAAACTCTGGGTTTACCATTCAGTTTTTAGCCAAGGAAGTGGATTCGGGAGATGTCATTTCCCAGAAATCTTGGAAGGTGGAGACCACAGAAACCACGGCTTCCCTTTTGCAATCGATTACAAAAGAAGGGGCAGAAGAACTCATCCGCCTCCTTAAGGAATTGGAATCTAAGGGAACCGCTTGGATTTCAAAGCCTCAGAATGCCAATGAGGCCACACATTGCAAAAAAATCACTGCCGCTGACCGTCCCATCCAATGGTCGGAGCCTGCCAAAAACATCCACAACCGCATCCGTGCCCTCTATCCAGATCCTTTGGCCGTGACCGAATTTCGGGGGAAAAAATTGATCCTGATTTCATCCTTTCTTTTAAAAGAGGATGAGGAACCGGTGCCTATCCCTTCGAACCTAATTCCTGGTTCCTTTTTTCTATACCAGAAAAAAAGGCTTTTCTGCCTCTGTGGAGACGGAAACCTGCTTGGTATAGATACCTTACAACCCGAAGGGAAAAAACCCATGAAAGGATTTGAATTTTTCAATGGGGCGCGGGTTTTAGCCGGAGAATCATTTACGTGA
- the rpe gene encoding ribulose-phosphate 3-epimerase, whose amino-acid sequence MKISASILAAKLTGLAQELPTYKQENIDLIHIDVMDGNFVPQISFGEAFTKEVKSHTQIPLDVHLMVSNPELHVPKYFDLNPYCITFHIETTNFSVRLAEEIRKAGIKVGVSLNPQTPPESISQILPYLDLVLLMTVDPGFYGQSFVKSGFEKIAAVRKLTKPYNIELEVDGGVNESNMEELAKLGVDITVVGSGLYKTGDPNAQGKKLKELAASARTRS is encoded by the coding sequence ATGAAAATTTCTGCATCGATCCTTGCGGCAAAACTGACGGGCCTTGCCCAGGAACTACCCACATACAAACAGGAAAATATCGACCTCATTCACATTGATGTGATGGATGGAAACTTTGTTCCTCAAATTTCCTTTGGAGAAGCTTTCACCAAAGAAGTAAAGTCCCATACGCAAATCCCACTCGATGTACATTTGATGGTGAGTAATCCAGAACTCCATGTTCCCAAATACTTTGACCTCAATCCTTATTGTATTACTTTCCATATTGAAACGACAAACTTCTCTGTAAGACTCGCAGAAGAGATCCGAAAAGCAGGAATCAAAGTGGGAGTTTCTCTGAATCCCCAAACTCCTCCGGAATCTATCTCTCAAATCCTTCCTTATTTGGATCTTGTTCTTCTTATGACAGTCGACCCTGGATTTTACGGACAGTCCTTTGTGAAATCCGGTTTTGAGAAGATCGCAGCAGTTCGTAAACTCACAAAACCCTACAATATTGAATTGGAAGTAGATGGGGGCGTGAACGAGTCCAATATGGAAGAACTCGCAAAACTCGGAGTGGACATCACCGTTGTGGGATCTGGTCTCTATAAAACGGGAGATCCGAACGCACAGGGCAAAAAATTAAAGGAACTCGCTGCAAGTGCTAGAACTCGCTCTTGA
- the priA gene encoding replication restart helicase PriA yields MIQYAEVALNLSWESRTLTYEIPEDIPNLVRGVRVLVPLNGKEWEGVVIEIHSNEPNYETLSILKQVDLDPVLTEEQLDLAHWMADTYLSSLGEALFLMVPKGKKRKQEKPTPVQIQSDLLHPLNASQKKALDEIKANGNSNTHLLYGITGSGKTEVYLHLMADVLSKPKGSVIFLVPEISLTYPTITRIERIFPGQVAVLHSHLRTSEKFQNYLDLKEGKKRICIGTRSAVFAPLSDIALIILDEEHDGSYKEHGSPRYHARQVALQRIVKTNGKLLLGSATPSLEIFYLAKAGQIGYSALKERANPEASLPTVEITEKKEDSELLSGDLQFKVADRLKKEEQTIILLNRRGYNPFIYSTTTKEFVHCPKCTATLCYHSDKTVRCHLCGYKSTLQNLKQIHGEELDLFGAGTQKLEEYLLSHFPKARIERLDQDSSKNKEVTRDVLEKLGEGNLDILTGTQMIAKGLDYANVTLVGILNANHGLGVPDFRSSERTYSLISQVAGRAGRGEKKGEVLIQSNDPEHPVLKMAMEQNYPAFFEWELTFRRDLFYPPFSRLARLVFRSKYEEIANKQSVVYAETLKENMDASITILGPSQCPFYKIDNNFRYHILLKSKSITTLRNLLRETKSKFKVDSKCYIEYDLDPLELV; encoded by the coding sequence ATGATCCAATATGCGGAGGTAGCGCTCAATCTATCTTGGGAAAGTAGAACCCTAACCTATGAAATTCCCGAGGACATTCCAAACTTAGTAAGAGGGGTTCGTGTTCTTGTTCCTCTGAATGGAAAGGAATGGGAAGGGGTTGTGATCGAGATCCACTCGAATGAGCCAAATTATGAAACTCTTTCCATTTTAAAACAAGTTGATTTGGATCCAGTTCTGACAGAAGAACAATTGGATCTAGCACATTGGATGGCGGATACTTACTTATCTTCACTCGGGGAAGCCTTGTTTTTAATGGTTCCCAAAGGGAAAAAAAGAAAACAGGAAAAACCGACTCCCGTCCAAATCCAATCAGATCTATTACATCCGTTAAACGCTTCGCAGAAAAAAGCCTTGGATGAAATAAAGGCAAATGGAAATTCCAACACACATTTGTTATATGGAATTACCGGTAGTGGAAAAACAGAAGTATATCTCCATCTGATGGCAGATGTACTTTCTAAACCCAAAGGATCAGTAATTTTTCTTGTTCCTGAAATTTCACTCACTTACCCGACCATTACAAGGATTGAACGGATTTTTCCTGGACAAGTGGCGGTTTTACATTCTCATCTCAGAACTTCCGAAAAATTCCAAAACTATTTGGATTTAAAGGAAGGAAAAAAACGGATTTGTATCGGAACTCGTTCGGCAGTGTTTGCTCCATTGTCTGACATTGCACTTATTATTTTAGATGAAGAACATGATGGTTCTTATAAAGAACACGGCTCTCCTCGTTACCATGCACGCCAAGTGGCTTTACAAAGAATCGTAAAAACAAACGGTAAATTGTTGTTAGGTTCCGCTACTCCGAGTTTAGAAATTTTTTACTTAGCAAAAGCAGGTCAAATTGGATATTCGGCACTAAAGGAAAGGGCCAATCCAGAGGCATCACTTCCCACAGTAGAAATTACGGAAAAAAAAGAAGATAGTGAACTTCTTTCGGGGGACTTACAATTTAAAGTGGCGGATCGATTGAAAAAAGAAGAACAAACCATCATTCTTCTCAATCGTCGGGGTTATAATCCTTTTATTTATTCCACAACCACAAAAGAATTTGTCCATTGTCCAAAATGTACGGCAACACTTTGTTATCATTCGGATAAAACGGTAAGGTGCCATCTTTGTGGGTACAAATCGACCTTACAAAATTTAAAACAGATTCACGGTGAGGAACTCGATTTGTTTGGGGCTGGGACACAAAAATTAGAAGAGTATTTACTTTCCCATTTTCCCAAAGCTCGGATCGAAAGATTGGACCAGGACAGTTCCAAAAATAAAGAAGTCACCCGTGATGTCCTCGAAAAGTTGGGGGAAGGGAATTTAGACATCCTTACAGGAACCCAAATGATTGCCAAAGGACTTGATTATGCAAACGTCACTCTTGTGGGAATTTTAAATGCCAATCATGGGTTGGGTGTTCCTGACTTTCGCAGTAGCGAAAGAACCTATTCTCTGATTTCACAGGTGGCAGGTAGGGCCGGTCGAGGTGAAAAAAAAGGGGAAGTCCTCATCCAATCGAATGACCCCGAACATCCTGTACTCAAAATGGCGATGGAACAAAACTATCCTGCATTTTTCGAGTGGGAATTAACTTTTAGAAGGGATTTGTTTTATCCACCTTTTTCTCGTTTGGCGAGACTTGTATTTAGATCAAAATATGAAGAAATTGCAAATAAACAATCTGTAGTGTATGCGGAAACTTTAAAAGAGAATATGGATGCATCCATCACCATTCTTGGCCCAAGCCAATGTCCTTTTTACAAAATCGATAATAACTTTCGTTATCATATTTTGTTAAAATCCAAATCCATCACTACCTTACGTAATCTTTTGCGCGAAACTAAATCAAAGTTTAAAGTTGATTCCAAATGTTATATTGAATATGATTTGGATCCTTTAGAACTTGTTTAA
- the rpsP gene encoding 30S ribosomal protein S16: MVKLRLQRTGTKADPHYRIVAADIRAPRDGKFIEAIGHFHPSTSSVKKATFNEEKTLSWLKKGAQPTDTVLALLKKDDVWSKFKG, from the coding sequence TTGGTTAAATTAAGATTACAAAGAACGGGAACAAAAGCAGACCCGCACTATCGCATTGTCGCAGCAGACATCCGTGCACCACGTGACGGAAAGTTCATTGAAGCGATTGGACATTTTCATCCATCTACTTCCTCTGTGAAAAAAGCAACTTTCAACGAAGAAAAAACTCTTTCTTGGTTAAAAAAAGGCGCTCAACCTACTGATACAGTTCTTGCTCTTTTGAAAAAAGACGACGTTTGGTCAAAATTCAAAGGTTAA
- the rplS gene encoding 50S ribosomal protein L19 — MNQILETALAGEAKNELNFEIGDTVKVHYKIVESGKERVQVYEGIVISIANKSQSKTFTVRRVSYDIGVERIFPLHSPRIAKIELVRKGSVRRAKLFYLRDKKGKAGRIKERKGGQAIVAKDKKRQDEASKAALAQAKAAEAPSA, encoded by the coding sequence ATGAATCAGATTCTAGAAACAGCACTCGCAGGCGAAGCAAAGAACGAACTTAATTTCGAAATTGGTGATACTGTAAAAGTTCACTACAAAATCGTTGAATCTGGAAAAGAACGTGTTCAGGTTTACGAAGGCATTGTGATCTCCATTGCGAACAAATCACAAAGCAAAACGTTTACTGTAAGACGAGTGTCTTATGATATCGGAGTGGAAAGAATTTTCCCACTTCATAGCCCACGCATTGCAAAGATCGAACTCGTTCGTAAAGGATCTGTTCGTCGTGCAAAACTTTTCTATCTCCGTGATAAAAAAGGAAAAGCGGGACGTATCAAAGAAAGAAAAGGCGGACAAGCCATTGTTGCCAAAGATAAAAAGAGACAGGACGAAGCTTCTAAAGCTGCTCTTGCACAAGCAAAAGCTGCAGAAGCACCTAGCGCATAA
- a CDS encoding EscU/YscU/HrcU family type III secretion system export apparatus switch protein: protein MKQKMAALAYDPNLHAAPKLVAKAEGRFAENLIRLAKESGVLIIRDEVMIQTLDHLPNGKEIPRELYDAVAAVFRILVLERQKKNN, encoded by the coding sequence ATGAAACAAAAAATGGCAGCCCTTGCTTATGATCCGAACCTCCATGCGGCGCCGAAACTTGTGGCGAAGGCAGAAGGAAGGTTTGCTGAAAATTTGATTCGGCTCGCAAAAGAGTCGGGAGTTCTTATCATACGTGATGAAGTCATGATTCAAACCTTAGATCATCTCCCTAATGGGAAAGAAATTCCAAGGGAATTGTATGATGCAGTCGCGGCAGTGTTTCGAATCCTTGTTTTAGAGAGACAAAAGAAAAACAATTGA
- the rimM gene encoding ribosome maturation factor RimM (Essential for efficient processing of 16S rRNA), with protein MSTKPSLVKVGVIGSSHGIKGFIKVFTEGDTLLSAKPPFTCTVEDARGNQTTIQIEEIKPNGNHFLVKLKGFETPETVIKYRGFSLLWKREDLPKPTDGEIYTEDLVGLVAISKETSQSLQYIVTQVIDNPAHPILELKPKSGEGETVLIPFLNRFVGDWNLESKTLEIIGWEQWIEV; from the coding sequence TTGTCGACTAAACCAAGTTTAGTGAAAGTGGGGGTCATAGGATCCTCACATGGAATCAAAGGGTTCATCAAAGTTTTCACAGAAGGTGATACCCTACTATCCGCCAAACCACCGTTTACCTGCACAGTCGAAGATGCCCGCGGAAATCAGACTACCATTCAAATCGAGGAAATCAAACCCAATGGAAATCATTTCCTAGTCAAACTAAAGGGTTTTGAAACTCCAGAAACTGTCATCAAATACCGTGGATTCTCTTTGTTATGGAAAAGAGAAGATTTGCCCAAACCAACTGACGGCGAAATTTACACCGAAGATTTAGTCGGTCTTGTTGCTATCTCCAAAGAAACTAGCCAATCGCTTCAATATATTGTGACCCAGGTCATTGACAATCCCGCCCATCCCATTTTGGAACTAAAACCAAAATCAGGGGAAGGCGAAACTGTCCTCATTCCTTTCCTCAACCGGTTTGTGGGAGATTGGAACTTAGAATCCAAAACCTTAGAAATCATAGGCTGGGAGCAGTGGATTGAAGTTTAA
- a CDS encoding ribonuclease HII has protein sequence MGCVSFTLSTLEKIKSGEILKGLRDSKKIPEPKRIELRKEIIQYASYFRVSFVSAKFIDRFNINQAIFYGMNRCLPTNSQSIESKTTANEKLNLSTSTYDEETNRKEDKLLNGRPYLLADGNYKLKITKPIEGYFSLPKGDDLIPSISAASILAKTYRDEYMEKMDLKYPGYGFAKHKGYGTEEHREALLKLGISPIHRLSFCKFLRSEGSEPSLF, from the coding sequence GTGGGCTGTGTTTCCTTTACTCTTTCCACATTAGAAAAAATAAAAAGTGGAGAAATCCTAAAAGGTCTTCGCGATTCCAAAAAAATTCCCGAACCCAAACGAATCGAACTTAGAAAGGAAATCATTCAGTATGCTTCCTATTTCCGAGTGAGTTTTGTTAGCGCCAAGTTCATTGATCGGTTTAATATCAACCAAGCCATTTTTTATGGGATGAATCGGTGTTTGCCGACAAACTCACAATCAATTGAATCCAAAACTACTGCGAATGAAAAATTGAATTTGTCCACTTCGACTTACGATGAAGAGACAAATCGGAAAGAAGACAAATTGTTAAATGGTAGGCCTTATCTTTTGGCAGATGGAAATTATAAACTAAAGATCACAAAACCTATCGAAGGTTATTTCTCTCTTCCGAAAGGCGATGATTTGATTCCTTCCATTTCTGCGGCCTCCATCCTTGCCAAAACCTATAGAGACGAATATATGGAAAAAATGGATTTGAAATACCCCGGCTACGGATTTGCCAAACACAAAGGTTATGGGACTGAAGAACATAGGGAGGCTCTTTTGAAACTCGGAATTTCTCCGATCCACAGGTTGAGTTTTTGTAAATTTCTCCGATCTGAGGGAAGTGAGCCCTCTCTTTTCTAA